A window of the Terriglobales bacterium genome harbors these coding sequences:
- a CDS encoding Gfo/Idh/MocA family oxidoreductase, with the protein MDRREFTKLSTLALAGGYLPRTAYAGVNKPVGYAAVGLGRISDIFMRACANSQTAKITALVTGHPDTKGVKYSGMYGIPKASIYTYETFDHIRENPEIDAIYVGLPNSMHAEYTIHGAQAGKHVLCEKPMAISSAECRKMIDACRQAKVKLMIGYRVQYEPMWNQAIGIIQSGRIGQLQSFRGGFFGQERAGEWRLTKALGGGGSLMDLGIYPLNAIRHITGEEPANFTAVTATRDRSGRFSEVEQSLEWTMKMPSGIIASCGCSYGQRGPSFLAINGESGYLVMEPGFNYDGLRLHGEVGGKPIEQVSTEKHPYQFTIEAEHFADCVRNNKEPNSPGEEGLKDMLAIEAIYQAAGAPIA; encoded by the coding sequence ATGGATCGCCGCGAATTTACGAAACTCTCGACTCTAGCACTGGCAGGGGGATATCTGCCGAGAACCGCCTATGCCGGTGTAAACAAGCCGGTCGGCTATGCCGCGGTCGGACTCGGCAGGATTTCCGACATCTTCATGCGAGCATGCGCAAACTCGCAGACTGCGAAGATCACCGCGCTCGTGACCGGACATCCTGACACCAAGGGTGTGAAGTATTCCGGGATGTATGGCATCCCAAAAGCCTCGATTTACACTTACGAGACATTCGATCACATCCGCGAGAACCCCGAGATCGATGCCATCTACGTGGGGCTGCCGAACAGCATGCACGCCGAGTACACTATCCACGGCGCGCAAGCGGGAAAGCACGTGCTATGCGAGAAGCCGATGGCGATCTCGAGCGCCGAATGCCGCAAGATGATCGATGCCTGCCGCCAAGCGAAGGTCAAACTGATGATCGGCTACCGCGTGCAATACGAGCCAATGTGGAATCAGGCAATCGGGATCATCCAGTCTGGGCGCATCGGGCAACTACAGTCTTTCCGCGGTGGCTTCTTCGGGCAAGAGCGGGCTGGAGAATGGCGACTCACGAAGGCTCTCGGCGGAGGCGGCTCGCTGATGGATTTAGGAATTTATCCTCTCAACGCCATTCGCCACATCACCGGCGAGGAGCCGGCGAATTTCACTGCCGTAACCGCCACGCGCGATCGCAGCGGCCGCTTCAGCGAAGTGGAACAATCGCTCGAATGGACGATGAAGATGCCTTCCGGAATCATCGCATCGTGCGGATGCTCGTACGGCCAGCGCGGACCCAGCTTCCTGGCCATCAACGGCGAATCCGGCTACCTGGTAATGGAACCCGGCTTTAACTACGACGGTCTCCGCCTGCACGGAGAAGTCGGCGGAAAACCGATCGAACAGGTGAGCACAGAGAAACATCCATATCAATTCACGATCGAAGCAGAACATTTCGCTGACTGCGTCCGCAATAATAAGGAGCCGAATTCGCCAGGCGAGGAAGGGTTGAAGGACATGCTAGCCATCGAGGCGATTTACCAGGCAGCCGGCGCGCCAATTGCTTGA
- a CDS encoding response regulator, which yields MGDGRILNSWKEISQYVGRGVRTIQRYEHSYSFPVRRVAGRARTSVMALTDEIDAWVRHSPLLQQRNSEEENPIADSARQLHGAGSTNKLLLKARNPERIWLIEDDPSYVETFGAVLRKLGPYQMSIFANSSDALKAFADLERGNLRAPALIVLDYELSGESGFEVLTRYRNAPELRSAVPLIVWSVLDNLTTREMSMWMGAKTFISKQVGARVLSRTLQSLLSSQTLAAGPS from the coding sequence ATGGGCGACGGCCGTATTCTCAATTCCTGGAAGGAGATCTCGCAGTATGTCGGGCGTGGCGTGAGGACCATCCAACGTTACGAGCATAGCTACTCTTTTCCGGTGCGCCGCGTCGCAGGCCGGGCACGCACTTCGGTTATGGCGCTGACTGATGAGATTGATGCTTGGGTAAGACACTCTCCTCTTTTGCAGCAACGGAATAGTGAAGAGGAGAATCCGATCGCTGACTCTGCTCGCCAGCTTCATGGCGCGGGCTCGACCAACAAGCTTCTTCTCAAAGCTCGGAATCCCGAGAGGATCTGGCTCATAGAGGACGATCCTTCGTATGTGGAAACATTTGGGGCTGTGCTGCGAAAGCTGGGCCCCTACCAAATGAGCATTTTTGCCAATTCTTCTGACGCCCTTAAAGCGTTTGCTGATTTGGAACGTGGCAATCTGCGCGCGCCTGCTTTGATTGTGCTTGATTACGAACTGTCGGGGGAAAGCGGGTTTGAAGTGCTCACGCGCTACCGCAACGCACCGGAACTGAGATCAGCAGTTCCGTTGATTGTCTGGAGTGTTCTCGATAATCTCACCACACGAGAGATGTCCATGTGGATGGGAGCCAAGACATTCATCTCAAAACAAGTTGGAGCGCGCGTCCTAAGCCGAACACTGCAATCCCTCCTGTCGAGCCAAACACTAGCTGCTGGCCCTTCATAG